AGAGAAAGATTTTGGAAAAGGCGCTATAATGCGGCTTGGAGAGAAAGATGTTGCAGATATTGCTGTTATTCCGACTGGCTCAATTTCTCTTGATATTGCTTTAGGTGTTGGTGGAATTCCTAAAGGTAGGGTAACAGAAATATTTGGTCCTGAATCATCTGGAAAGACTACTCTTGCGTTGCATATATTGGCTGAAGCTCAGAAGCAAGGTGGACAGGTTGCTTTTATTGATGCTGAGCACGCTTTAGACCCTATCTATGCGCAGAGATTGGGCGTTAATATTGAAGATATGCTTGTAAGCCAACCTGACAACGGTGAGCAGGCGCTTGAAATAGCTGAATCTTTAATAAGAAGTAGCGCTGTGGATGTTGTTGTAATAGACTCTGTTGCTGCTTTGGTGCCAAAAGCTGAACTTGAAGGAGAGATGGGTGAAAGTGTTATGGGGTTACAAGCAAGGTTAATGTCGCAGGCGTTGAGGAAACTAACAGGGTATATAAGTAAATCGAAAACTTCTGCGATTTTTATTAACCAGATAAGAGAAAAAATAGGAGTCTTTTTTGGTAACCCTGAAACAACCACGGGTGGAAGGGCGTTAAAATTTTATTCTTCTGTAAGGTTGGAGGTTAGAAGAATCGAGAGTATAAAGAGCGGTTCTGAATTGGTAGGTAATAGAGTAAGGGTTAAGGTTGTAAAAAATAAGGTTGCGCCCCCTTTTAAAGAGGCTGAACTGGATATCTACTACGGTAAAGGTATTAGTAGGGAAGGGGCGTTGATAAATGCTGCTTTGCAATATAAAATTTTTGAAAAGAAGGGTAGTTATATACAATATGAAGGTACTTCTATTGGGCAAGGGATGGAAAATACCATTGAAAGTTTGAGACAGAATGAAAGTCTTTATAAAGAGGTAGAGTCTAAAGTTTTTGAATTATCTGGGTTTAAACCTAAAAAAGAAGAGGTTGAAAATGAAAAAAATTAATGTTGGTCTTATAGGTTATAAATTTATGGGTAAAGCTCACTCTCATGCTTATAAAGATGCTGGAATATTTTTTGATTTACCCATCTTGCCTGTAATGAAAGTTATATGCGGTAGGACAGAAGGGCCATTAAAAATGGCAAAAGAAAAGTTTGGGTGGGAAGAATATGAAACTGATTGGAAGAAGGTTGTCAAAAGAGATGATATAGACTTAATTGATATAACAAGCCCACCTGATGCTCACAAATCTATAGCCGTTACTGCTGCAAAAGAAGGGAAAACTCTATTTTGCGAAAAACCTCTTGCTGCTACCCTAAAAGAAGGGTATGAAATGTTGGAAGCTGTTGAAAAATATAAAGTGAAACACGCAATATGTTTTAATTATAGAAAACTTCCTGCTATTGGGCTTGCAAAAAATCTTATAGATTCAGGAAAGATAGGTAAGATATACCATATTAGAGCCTCTTATCTTCAAGACTGGATTCTTGACCCTCAGTTTCCTCTTGTTTGGCGACTTGATAAGAAGGTTGCAGGTAGTGGAGCTCACGGTGATTTGAATGCTCATCTTATAGATTTGGCAAGATACCTTGTGGGTGAATTTGAAGAAGTTACAGGAGTTAAAGAGACTTTTATAAAAGAGAGACCATTGATTCAAGAAACTGGTATTCTTGAAACAGGGCTTAAAGATAAATCTAAATCCGAAAAGACAGGGAAAGTTACTGTCGATGATACAACCCTTTTTCTTGCAAGGTTTACAAACGGTGCTATAGGTTCTTTTGAAGCAACACGGTTTGCTGCTGGAAGAAAAAATGGACAAAGGTTTGAAATTAATGGAAGTAAAGGAAGCATTTTTTTCAACCTTGAAAGGTTAAACGAACTACAATATTATAGTGTTGATGAACCAGAATCTACCCAAGGTTTTAAAACCATTATTGCTACAGACGCTTCACATCCTTATGCCGCTAACTGGTGGCCTGCAGGTCATATTATAGGTTATGGGGATTCTTTTGTGAATATGGTTGCAGATATATGTACTGCTATTGCTGAAGATAAGAATCCTGTCCCTAATTTTTATGATGGCATAAAGTGTCTTGAGGTTTTAAATGCTGTTGAAGAATCTGCGTCAAAGAAAAATTGGGTTAAAATAAAAAAATAAAACTTTTTCCTCTTTTTTGCATCTAAATAGTTAAAGCTAAGAATATGGTTTTTTTAAAAGAAAACGGAGGAGATTGTGACAATTCAAAACAAGGTTTTCAGCTTTGACCTCCCACCGCCTTTTTAATGGTAAATGAAAAAAGAACTTTTTTATAAAATTTTTAGGAGGAAGAAATGAAAAGAAGATATTTCATATCTGGCGTAACGATAGGGTTCTTATTTTTTATATTTAGTTATTACGGTTTTTCTTTTATGGAGAAACATAGTTTTGGTAGGTTACGTTCAAAAGATTCTCCTTATGTTTTTACCGGTGTTGGTCCTGAAATTACAAATTTGCAGAACTCTTTTGTTAATATTGCAAAGGCTGTAAAACCTTCTGTAGTTCAGATAACTACCGAAAAAGTTGTAACTCAGAGGTATTGGGATCCGTTTGGTGATTTTGAAGGTTTTTTCCGTTCGCCATTCGATGATTTTTTTAGAACTCCACGAAGACAACAGCAACAGCAACCAAAAACTTTTGAAAGGAAACAGCAAGGGCTTGGTTCAGGTTTTATTGTTGACGAGAAAGGTTATATTATTACAAATAACCACGTAATAAGAGATGTTGATAAGATACTGGTTACATTGAACGACGGAACCCATAAGTATGAAGCAAAAGTTGTTGGGAGCGACCCCAAGACAGACCTTGCTTTGATAAAGATTGAAGCAAAAGAGATGCTACCGGCTGTTAAATTGGGAGATTCAGAGTCACTTCAACCTGGTGAGTGGGTTATGGCTATTGGTAACCCTATGGGGTTGTCTGCAACTGTTACTGTTGGGGTTATAAGCGCAAAAGGTAGAAGTGGGTTCCATATTACCCAGTATGAAGATTTTATTCAGACAGATGCTGCTATCAATCCAGGAAATTCTGGCGGTCCTTTGGTAAATATTAACGCTGAAGTAATAGGTATAAACACCTTTATAGTTTCACCTCAGGTTGGTCAGAACCTTGGTTTTGCTATACCTGTTAATATGGCTAAGCATGTTTTTACTCAACTTAGAGATAAAGGAAAAGTTGTTAGAGGGTATCTTGGTATTGTACACCAACCTTTAGATGAAGACCTTGCAAAATCTTTTGGACTGAAAAACACTAAGGGTGCTCTTGTTTTAGATGTAATGCCTGATACTCCTGCTTCGTCTGCTGGTATAAAAACTGAGGATGTTATACTGGTTTTTGACGGTAAAACTATTGAAGACACAAAAGAGTTGCAGATGAAGGTTGCGGATACTCCTGTTGGTAAGAAAGTTAAGATAATTGTTTGGCGAGACAAGAAAGAAGTTCAATTAAACTTGGTAGTAGGAGAGATGCCTTCTGATGAACAGTTGGCATCAATAACAGAAGATTCCGCTTGGAGAGGGATTAAGGTTACAGGTCTCACTGATGATATTAAAGAAAAATATAAGGTTGAAGGAACTTCTGGTGTTGTTGTGGTTTCTGTTGAACCGGGTTCTCCTGCTGATGAAGTTGAACTTACAGTTGGAACTATTATTCTTGCAATAGAAGGTAAAAGCATAAAAGGTTTGTCGGACTATAAAGATGTGGTTAGAAAATTATCTTCAAAATCTAATGCAAGGATTAGAATTAAAAAAGGAGCAAATATAAGGGTGCTCCTATTAAAGGGTGAAAAATAAAAGTATATATTTATCGGCTTTAAAGCTTATCTCCAGAAAAGATTATTCTGAAGTCGAACTAAAAAATAGATTGACTTCTATTTATGCGAACATTTCAGATACTGAGTTGAACCAAACTATTGAGGAGTTGAAAAACAAAAGATATCTGGACGATTTTGAGCTTGCATATTTTATTGTAGAAAAATTTCTTACTAAAAAGAAAGGGTACCATTATATAATTTCTGTTCTGAAATATAAACAAATAAAAGAAGAGGTAATCAAAAATATCGAAGAAAATTTTGATTATCGTAAGGAATTTGAGATAGCTAAAAAGTTTTTTACTGAAAAAGTTAAAAATAGAAGTTCTTTACAAGTTTTAAGGATGTTAAGTAGGAGAGGTTTCTCTTTTACTACATTAGAAAAAGTGTCTGAACATTTTTATAAACCTGAAGGAGAATAATATAGGTATGGACAGTAGTAAATTAAGAAGTATATATCTTGATTTTTTTAAAGATAAAGAACATACAATTGTTCATGGTAGCGGACTTGTACCGTTTGACGATGCAACTATTCTTTTTACTAACGCTGGAATGGTACAGTTTAAAAAATTTTGGGCTACCGATTCAAAACTTCCTTATTCAAGGGCTGTAACTTGCCAAAAATGTGTTAGAGCAGGAGGTAAAGATAGCGATTTTGATAAGATAGGAGTAAGTAATAGGCACCATACTTTTTTTGAAATGTTAGGTAATTTTTCGTTTGGAGACTATTTTAAGAAAGAAGCTATTGATTGGGCTTACGAGTTTGTTATTGAACTTTTAAAATTACCTATTGAAAAAATATGGGCTACTTACTATAAAGAAGATATTGAAACAAAAGATATATGGAAAAGTTTTCTGCCAGAAACACGTATTGTGCCTCTCGGGAAAGAAGATAACTTTTGGGGACCAGCAGGAGAAACAGGACCGTGCGGACCTTGTACTGAACTTTATATGGATTTTGGAGAAGATAAATCTTGTGGACCAGGGTGTCTTCCGGGATGTAATTGTGATAGGTTTCTTGAGTTTTGGAACATTGTTTTCCCTCAATTTGATAGACAGAGCGATGGTTCATCTGTGCCTCTTAAGCGACGAGGTGTTGATACTGGGATGGGTTTGGAACGTATGATAAGAATAATGCAGAACGTTGAATCTAATTATGAAACTGATCTTTTTCTACCAATAATTAAAAAAATAGAAGATGTTTCTGGCTGTAAATATTTGGATACCTCAGATAAAAAGGTCTTTTTTCGCAGAGTGGCTGACCATATAAGAGCGGTTGCTTTTCTTATAGATGATAATATCTTACCTTCAAATGAAGCAAGAGGGTACGTTTTAAGAAGAATAATAAGAAGGGCAACTGTTAGTGGGTTCCAATTAGGTATAAAGGAACCGTTCCTCTATTCCCTTAGTGAAGTGGTTGTTGCTCTTATGGGTGATATTTATCCTACCTTGAAAACAAACAAAGAGATGATTTCAAAGGTGTTACGTGAAGAGGAAGACAAATATAGGTCTGTTATTGAATCTGCATCCAGAAATTTTCAGGTTTTACTGGGTGATGTCAAAGGCAGTGTTCTTCAAGGAAAAACAGCCTTTAAACTTTACGACACTTTTGGTGTGCCTGTTGATATAATTGAAGAGATTGCTTTTCAAAAAAATATAGATATAGATTGGGATGGTTTTAACAGCGCTTTAGAGGAACAGAAAAAAAAGGCAAGGTCTTCAACAGAATCGGTATTACATAAAGAAATAGTTTTTGAAGAACTTCCTTTAGTTGCAACTCAGTTTACAGGATATAAAAAATTAGAGGATGTAGCAGATGTTAAAGCAGTATATTTTGATGTACGTAAAAAACTTTTTGAGATTGTTTTTGACAGAAGCCCTTTTTATCCAGAGAAAGGTGGGCAGATAGGTGACCGAGGAGTTATAGAAAACTGTGAAGTTAGGTTTGTGGTTCTGGATACTACAATAGATGAAAATGGTCTTATTCACCATATTGGTAAATTTGTAGAAGGTCAACATGAAACACTGTTAACACAGAAGCAGGGTTATTCATTAAAGGTTGATGCAGAATTTAGAACTAAAGTTTCTGCTAACCATACTGCGACCCATCTATTACATTATGCGTTAAGAGAAATTGTGGGTAAAGAGGTTAAACAGGCTGGTTCTTATGTTGCTGATGATAGGTTTAGATTCGATTTTATCTGTTC
Above is a genomic segment from bacterium containing:
- a CDS encoding RecX family transcriptional regulator translates to MKNKSIYLSALKLISRKDYSEVELKNRLTSIYANISDTELNQTIEELKNKRYLDDFELAYFIVEKFLTKKKGYHYIISVLKYKQIKEEVIKNIEENFDYRKEFEIAKKFFTEKVKNRSSLQVLRMLSRRGFSFTTLEKVSEHFYKPEGE
- a CDS encoding Do family serine endopeptidase, with the translated sequence MKRRYFISGVTIGFLFFIFSYYGFSFMEKHSFGRLRSKDSPYVFTGVGPEITNLQNSFVNIAKAVKPSVVQITTEKVVTQRYWDPFGDFEGFFRSPFDDFFRTPRRQQQQQPKTFERKQQGLGSGFIVDEKGYIITNNHVIRDVDKILVTLNDGTHKYEAKVVGSDPKTDLALIKIEAKEMLPAVKLGDSESLQPGEWVMAIGNPMGLSATVTVGVISAKGRSGFHITQYEDFIQTDAAINPGNSGGPLVNINAEVIGINTFIVSPQVGQNLGFAIPVNMAKHVFTQLRDKGKVVRGYLGIVHQPLDEDLAKSFGLKNTKGALVLDVMPDTPASSAGIKTEDVILVFDGKTIEDTKELQMKVADTPVGKKVKIIVWRDKKEVQLNLVVGEMPSDEQLASITEDSAWRGIKVTGLTDDIKEKYKVEGTSGVVVVSVEPGSPADEVELTVGTIILAIEGKSIKGLSDYKDVVRKLSSKSNARIRIKKGANIRVLLLKGEK
- a CDS encoding Gfo/Idh/MocA family oxidoreductase, with protein sequence MKKINVGLIGYKFMGKAHSHAYKDAGIFFDLPILPVMKVICGRTEGPLKMAKEKFGWEEYETDWKKVVKRDDIDLIDITSPPDAHKSIAVTAAKEGKTLFCEKPLAATLKEGYEMLEAVEKYKVKHAICFNYRKLPAIGLAKNLIDSGKIGKIYHIRASYLQDWILDPQFPLVWRLDKKVAGSGAHGDLNAHLIDLARYLVGEFEEVTGVKETFIKERPLIQETGILETGLKDKSKSEKTGKVTVDDTTLFLARFTNGAIGSFEATRFAAGRKNGQRFEINGSKGSIFFNLERLNELQYYSVDEPESTQGFKTIIATDASHPYAANWWPAGHIIGYGDSFVNMVADICTAIAEDKNPVPNFYDGIKCLEVLNAVEESASKKNWVKIKK
- the recA gene encoding recombinase RecA; this encodes MIMDKEKALSMAISQIEKDFGKGAIMRLGEKDVADIAVIPTGSISLDIALGVGGIPKGRVTEIFGPESSGKTTLALHILAEAQKQGGQVAFIDAEHALDPIYAQRLGVNIEDMLVSQPDNGEQALEIAESLIRSSAVDVVVIDSVAALVPKAELEGEMGESVMGLQARLMSQALRKLTGYISKSKTSAIFINQIREKIGVFFGNPETTTGGRALKFYSSVRLEVRRIESIKSGSELVGNRVRVKVVKNKVAPPFKEAELDIYYGKGISREGALINAALQYKIFEKKGSYIQYEGTSIGQGMENTIESLRQNESLYKEVESKVFELSGFKPKKEEVENEKN
- the alaS gene encoding alanine--tRNA ligase, translating into MDSSKLRSIYLDFFKDKEHTIVHGSGLVPFDDATILFTNAGMVQFKKFWATDSKLPYSRAVTCQKCVRAGGKDSDFDKIGVSNRHHTFFEMLGNFSFGDYFKKEAIDWAYEFVIELLKLPIEKIWATYYKEDIETKDIWKSFLPETRIVPLGKEDNFWGPAGETGPCGPCTELYMDFGEDKSCGPGCLPGCNCDRFLEFWNIVFPQFDRQSDGSSVPLKRRGVDTGMGLERMIRIMQNVESNYETDLFLPIIKKIEDVSGCKYLDTSDKKVFFRRVADHIRAVAFLIDDNILPSNEARGYVLRRIIRRATVSGFQLGIKEPFLYSLSEVVVALMGDIYPTLKTNKEMISKVLREEEDKYRSVIESASRNFQVLLGDVKGSVLQGKTAFKLYDTFGVPVDIIEEIAFQKNIDIDWDGFNSALEEQKKKARSSTESVLHKEIVFEELPLVATQFTGYKKLEDVADVKAVYFDVRKKLFEIVFDRSPFYPEKGGQIGDRGVIENCEVRFVVLDTTIDENGLIHHIGKFVEGQHETLLTQKQGYSLKVDAEFRTKVSANHTATHLLHYALREIVGKEVKQAGSYVADDRFRFDFICSEDISSTKIEQVEKFVQDAILQKYEVVVEERTLEEVLKTDVIALFTEKYEENVRVINISKCHSEICGGTHVENTCDILIFKITGFSSIGKNLKRIEAVTYKDAISYLDGYRKTVVDVSNLFETIPEKLLVRVEKFLDDGKKREKVVEKYENILISMLTKELISEKEFVSNDICSYNYINKKLELKNSEIISKISDKLIESLDNCISFIADEIEDKVMFVVKVGDGVKKEFPAVKLAKEVASILGGKAGGSEVFARGSGKNGERFLEAANKIRSIIQMKGKDK